The following proteins are co-located in the Fimbriiglobus ruber genome:
- a CDS encoding ArsR/SmtB family transcription factor, whose product MTDYTQAERCAGLFHALAEPTRIRIIDALRTGRKPVIDLARLLHTETVNISHHLSVLRQVGLVRGEKYGRYVEYALRPDYFSDDATMALDFGWCRVEIVTAA is encoded by the coding sequence ATGACCGATTACACGCAGGCGGAGCGGTGCGCCGGACTCTTTCACGCGCTGGCGGAACCGACCCGCATTCGCATCATTGACGCCCTCCGCACCGGCCGGAAACCCGTCATCGACTTGGCCCGACTCTTACACACGGAGACCGTCAACATTTCGCACCACTTGAGCGTCCTCCGCCAGGTCGGATTGGTTCGCGGCGAGAAATACGGCCGGTACGTCGAATACGCCTTGCGCCCGGATTATTTTTCGGACGATGCGACTATGGCCCTGGACTTCGGCTGGTGCCGCGTTGAGATTGTCACCGCTGCCTAA
- a CDS encoding DUF1573 domain-containing protein, translating to MKNIAFGHFARLLSPIRLSTLGVICLAVVAVILVGAERGWLFSATRGSPPRIEMERELDLGRADLNRPRINRFNVTNSGGQPLIIRSAKTSCRCQGVFHETFEGNQEEVRDLAVHPGETAVLGISFVATGSLGVQTGISVDLETNDPIEPVAHFGLVYTPSAPIYSIPPVVRFGTVSVAQSAEATVDVFDDGRASRVNWAGVASLNPGPYSVRFTPAAAKQDANYSRPVLVGSLTVSRQPSAQPAEIDEPVVVISGGQEVFRLPVSGKVVNDFELTPATLTFPRQSSSGLIYESVILCRSNHDKAFSIKTIKILEDFEVMYSTAGQQSCHQMKVVYVGKHSLTTPRKDEIVFEVNSEGNTATLRLAVSTADGIIANEK from the coding sequence ATGAAGAATATTGCATTCGGACATTTTGCTCGATTGCTTTCACCAATTCGACTCTCGACTCTGGGCGTAATTTGCTTGGCAGTCGTGGCGGTAATTTTGGTGGGAGCGGAACGCGGTTGGCTTTTTTCGGCAACGAGAGGCAGCCCACCACGGATCGAAATGGAACGCGAACTCGATCTAGGTCGCGCCGATCTGAACAGGCCACGGATCAACCGCTTCAACGTCACAAATAGTGGAGGTCAACCGCTGATAATCCGCTCGGCTAAGACGAGTTGCCGATGCCAGGGAGTGTTCCACGAAACCTTCGAGGGCAATCAAGAAGAGGTGCGGGATTTGGCCGTACACCCTGGAGAAACGGCAGTTCTAGGCATATCGTTTGTTGCTACTGGTTCACTTGGCGTTCAGACTGGCATTTCTGTTGACTTGGAGACGAACGATCCGATTGAACCCGTTGCTCATTTCGGATTGGTTTACACTCCTTCCGCCCCTATTTACTCTATTCCACCCGTGGTCCGTTTCGGGACGGTGTCAGTTGCTCAATCGGCAGAAGCTACCGTTGATGTATTCGATGACGGCCGCGCAAGCCGAGTAAATTGGGCCGGGGTTGCCTCGCTGAACCCCGGTCCTTATTCAGTCCGCTTTACCCCCGCAGCAGCCAAACAAGATGCTAATTATTCGCGGCCGGTACTCGTTGGCAGCTTGACGGTTTCAAGACAGCCTTCGGCCCAACCCGCTGAAATCGATGAGCCGGTTGTGGTAATAAGTGGTGGTCAGGAAGTCTTTCGGTTGCCCGTATCGGGTAAGGTCGTGAATGATTTCGAGTTGACACCAGCAACACTGACATTTCCCCGTCAGTCGTCTTCAGGGTTAATCTATGAATCTGTGATTCTATGCCGAAGCAATCATGATAAGGCATTCAGTATAAAGACGATAAAGATTCTGGAAGATTTTGAGGTGATGTATTCCACCGCGGGGCAGCAATCATGCCACCAGATGAAAGTGGTCTACGTGGGCAAGCATTCCTTAACGACGCCCAGGAAAGACGAGATCGTATTCGAGGTGAATTCAGAGGGCAACACGGCAACGCTTAGGTTGGCGGTTTCGACCGCAGATGGTATTATCGCCAATGAGAAGTAG